In one Brassica oleracea var. oleracea cultivar TO1000 chromosome C9, BOL, whole genome shotgun sequence genomic region, the following are encoded:
- the LOC106315917 gene encoding uncharacterized protein LOC106315917 isoform X2, with product MRRTFMTRSKSLPIRSSRKSLDPYHPSPASLPEEANQGVSNKRYPPQIEIGDDDVEIVTDAFDGRDKKRHCVGTSEPLNLEACIVCETSDELVYRCCGADCLLWFHEECLNAEFGSGGGGEDPANPFCPYCWFQILAVESIRLKEKAVGAEMAVFKYILDEEMRSRGEVDERVPKGQEDSVDATDIVSDQEVEAEKVAYSSKVDEKDSDESRGEDMALVEETDQSEGEKENFEVRTDKVEDDEERVVTENFQDAEDDETAGDKTTGNTCAGKERDVSPFLSMQESFSGKEHDQVQQSEKRRRKRRLILNAFDSDVSSNGSTNEPNGEDAAEQMTSLTLVVTSPLGMTKNHQREDSRTTKVDNSKTVRDIPIFKMDQKRRLLWTPEEEYMLKVGVEKFSAEAKKNIPWRKILEMGQKVFHETRTPSDLKDKWRNMTGARLKNKQDSTR from the exons ATGAGAAGAACATTCATGACGCGATCGAAATCGCTTCCGATTAGGTCTTCGCGCAAGTCTCTCGATCCCTATCATCCATCCCCCGCATCGCTTCCG GAGGAAGCTAATCAAGGAGTTAGCAACAAACGGTATCCTCCGCAGATTGAAATCGGCGATGATGATGTCGAGATTGTTACAGATGCGTTTGATGGAAGGGATAAGAAGCGTCACTGTGTTGGGACAAGTGAGCCGTTGAACTTAGAGGCTTGCATCGTATGTGAAACTTCAGATGAATTGGTGTACCGTTGTTGTGGCGCTGACTGTCTTCTTTGGTTTCATGAGGAGTGTTTGAATGCGGAGTTCGGTAGTGGTGGTGGTGGTGAGGATCCTGCGAATCCGTTTTGTCCTTACTGCTGGTTTCAGATTCTAGCAGTGGAGTCCATACGGTTGAAAGAGAAGGCCGTTGGAGCTGAAATGGCGGTGTTCAAGTATATTCTAGACGAAGAGATGAGAAGCAGAGGTGAGGTGGACGAGAGGGTTCCCAAAGGTCAAGAGGATTCAGTGGACGCTACAGACATTGTAAGTGATCAGGAGGTAGAAGCAGAGAAGGTTGCCTATTCATCAAAAGTGGATGAGAAGGATTCTGATGAATCAAGAGGTGAGGACATGGCATTGGTTGAGGAAACCGATCAATCAGAAGGAGAAAAAGAGAATTTTGAAGTGCGTACTGATAAAGTGGAAGATGACGAAGAGAGAGTAGTTACTGAAAATTTTCAAGACGCTGAGGATGACGAAACAGCTGGAGATAAAACTACAGGCAATACATGTGCAGGGAAAGAGAGAGATGTTTCACCGTTTCTGTCTATGCAAGAATCGTTTTCAGGAAAAGAACACGATCAGGTCCAACAGAGCGAGAAGCGGAGAAGAAAACGACGGTTGATACTGAATGCTTTTGATAGTGACGTCTCATCAAATGGTTCAACTAACGAACCGAATGGAGAAGATGCAGCTGAGCAAATGACTTCATTGACTTTAGTAGTAACCTCCCCGCTAGGGATGACGAAGAACCACCAGAGAGAAGATAGCAGAACAACCAAAGTGGATAACTCAAAAACAGTGAG GGACATTCCGATATTTAAGATGGATCAGAAAAGGAGGCTATTGTGGACGCCTGAAGAAGAATACATGCTGAAG GTGGGAGTGGAGAAATTTTCAGCAGAAGCAAAGAAGAACATTCCATGGAGGAAAATTCTGGAAATGGGACAGAAGGTGTTCCACGAAACACGTACTCCATCTGATCTCAAGGACAAGTGGAGAAACATGACTGGCGCAAGATTAAAGAACAAACAAGACAGCAC GAGATGA
- the LOC106315917 gene encoding uncharacterized protein LOC106315917 isoform X1: MRRTFMTRSKSLPIRSSRKSLDPYHPSPASLPEEANQGVSNKRYPPQIEIGDDDVEIVTDAFDGRDKKRHCVGTSEPLNLEACIVCETSDELVYRCCGADCLLWFHEECLNAEFGSGGGGEDPANPFCPYCWFQILAVESIRLKEKAVGAEMAVFKYILDEEMRSRGEVDERVPKGQEDSVDATDIVSDQEVEAEKVAYSSKVDEKDSDESRGEDMALVEETDQSEGEKENFEVRTDKVEDDEERVVTENFQDAEDDETAGDKTTGNTCAGKERDVSPFLSMQESFSGKEHDQVQQSEKRRRKRRLILNAFDSDVSSNGSTNEPNGEDAAEQMTSLTLVVTSPLGMTKNHQREDSRTTKVDNSKTVRDIPIFKMDQKRRLLWTPEEEYMLKVGVEKFSAEAKKNIPWRKILEMGQKVFHETRTPSDLKDKWRNMTGARLKNKQDSTTVPGM, translated from the exons ATGAGAAGAACATTCATGACGCGATCGAAATCGCTTCCGATTAGGTCTTCGCGCAAGTCTCTCGATCCCTATCATCCATCCCCCGCATCGCTTCCG GAGGAAGCTAATCAAGGAGTTAGCAACAAACGGTATCCTCCGCAGATTGAAATCGGCGATGATGATGTCGAGATTGTTACAGATGCGTTTGATGGAAGGGATAAGAAGCGTCACTGTGTTGGGACAAGTGAGCCGTTGAACTTAGAGGCTTGCATCGTATGTGAAACTTCAGATGAATTGGTGTACCGTTGTTGTGGCGCTGACTGTCTTCTTTGGTTTCATGAGGAGTGTTTGAATGCGGAGTTCGGTAGTGGTGGTGGTGGTGAGGATCCTGCGAATCCGTTTTGTCCTTACTGCTGGTTTCAGATTCTAGCAGTGGAGTCCATACGGTTGAAAGAGAAGGCCGTTGGAGCTGAAATGGCGGTGTTCAAGTATATTCTAGACGAAGAGATGAGAAGCAGAGGTGAGGTGGACGAGAGGGTTCCCAAAGGTCAAGAGGATTCAGTGGACGCTACAGACATTGTAAGTGATCAGGAGGTAGAAGCAGAGAAGGTTGCCTATTCATCAAAAGTGGATGAGAAGGATTCTGATGAATCAAGAGGTGAGGACATGGCATTGGTTGAGGAAACCGATCAATCAGAAGGAGAAAAAGAGAATTTTGAAGTGCGTACTGATAAAGTGGAAGATGACGAAGAGAGAGTAGTTACTGAAAATTTTCAAGACGCTGAGGATGACGAAACAGCTGGAGATAAAACTACAGGCAATACATGTGCAGGGAAAGAGAGAGATGTTTCACCGTTTCTGTCTATGCAAGAATCGTTTTCAGGAAAAGAACACGATCAGGTCCAACAGAGCGAGAAGCGGAGAAGAAAACGACGGTTGATACTGAATGCTTTTGATAGTGACGTCTCATCAAATGGTTCAACTAACGAACCGAATGGAGAAGATGCAGCTGAGCAAATGACTTCATTGACTTTAGTAGTAACCTCCCCGCTAGGGATGACGAAGAACCACCAGAGAGAAGATAGCAGAACAACCAAAGTGGATAACTCAAAAACAGTGAG GGACATTCCGATATTTAAGATGGATCAGAAAAGGAGGCTATTGTGGACGCCTGAAGAAGAATACATGCTGAAG GTGGGAGTGGAGAAATTTTCAGCAGAAGCAAAGAAGAACATTCCATGGAGGAAAATTCTGGAAATGGGACAGAAGGTGTTCCACGAAACACGTACTCCATCTGATCTCAAGGACAAGTGGAGAAACATGACTGGCGCAAGATTAAAGAACAAACAAGACAGCACAACAGTCCCTGGTATGTAA